A window of the Euzebya pacifica genome harbors these coding sequences:
- the gatC gene encoding Asp-tRNA(Asn)/Glu-tRNA(Gln) amidotransferase subunit GatC has product MALSDDDVRHVARLAQLDLTDDEITALAPQLAEILAYAEKVSEVAAADVPPTSHPYPLRNVFRDDAVVAEPLSPEVVVANAPDAEDLQFRVPKIMGESS; this is encoded by the coding sequence ATGGCACTCTCCGACGACGACGTCCGACACGTCGCCCGGCTGGCCCAGCTGGACCTGACCGACGACGAGATCACCGCCCTGGCCCCCCAGCTGGCAGAGATCCTCGCCTACGCCGAGAAGGTGAGTGAGGTCGCGGCGGCCGACGTGCCGCCGACCTCCCACCCCTACCCGCTGCGCAACGTCTTCCGTGACGACGCCGTCGTCGCGGAACCGCTGTCGCCGGAGGTGGTGGTCGCCAACGCCCCCGACGCCGAGGACCTGCAGTTCCGCGTCCCCAAGATCATGGGGGAGTCGTCGTGA
- a CDS encoding alpha/beta fold hydrolase, whose translation MDVAQRYNVTVGGVDDGQPMLFAHGFGCDQQMWRFVEPAFADRYRTILFDHVGAGHSDASAWDPETYGSLDAYAADVLSIVHELDLQDVVFVGHSVSAMIGVLAANAEPDRFASLVLVGPSPRYINDDGYTGGFSEADIEELFGALDSNYLGWSSAMAPVIMGNPDRPALGEELTESFCRTDPEIARRFAHVTFTSDNRADLEKVSVPALVLQCTNDVIAPEAVGRYVHDRIPDSDFVLLDATGHCPNLSAPDATIEAIEGFLRTRTG comes from the coding sequence ATGGATGTGGCGCAGCGGTACAACGTGACGGTCGGCGGTGTCGACGACGGACAGCCGATGCTGTTCGCCCACGGCTTCGGCTGCGACCAGCAGATGTGGCGCTTCGTCGAGCCGGCGTTCGCCGATCGGTACCGGACGATCCTGTTCGACCACGTCGGCGCAGGTCACTCCGACGCGTCCGCCTGGGACCCCGAGACCTACGGCTCCCTGGATGCCTACGCCGCGGACGTGCTGTCCATCGTGCACGAGCTGGACCTCCAGGACGTAGTCTTCGTCGGCCATTCGGTCTCGGCGATGATCGGGGTGCTGGCCGCCAACGCCGAACCCGACCGGTTCGCCTCCCTCGTCCTCGTCGGCCCGTCGCCGCGCTACATCAACGACGACGGGTACACCGGCGGGTTCTCCGAGGCCGACATCGAGGAGCTGTTCGGTGCGCTGGACAGCAACTACCTGGGCTGGTCCAGCGCCATGGCGCCGGTGATCATGGGCAACCCCGACCGTCCGGCACTCGGTGAGGAGCTGACGGAGAGCTTCTGCCGCACCGACCCCGAGATCGCCCGCAGGTTCGCCCACGTCACCTTCACCTCCGACAACCGCGCGGACCTCGAGAAGGTGTCGGTGCCGGCGCTGGTGCTGCAGTGCACCAACGACGTGATCGCCCCGGAGGCGGTCGGCCGCTACGTGCACGACCGGATTCCCGACAGCGACTTCGTGCTGCTCGACGCCACGGGCCACTGTCCCAACCTGAGCGCACCGGACGCCACGATCGA